The following coding sequences are from one Eucalyptus grandis isolate ANBG69807.140 chromosome 11, ASM1654582v1, whole genome shotgun sequence window:
- the LOC104426631 gene encoding protein SPIRRIG, whose amino-acid sequence MKWVTLLKDIKEKVGLTQSPTSTASSSSPASAGRSDLHVVPPVRFDYASSPARDKHELELDFKRFWEEFRSSSSEKEKEMALNLTVDAFCRLVKQHANIAQLVTLLVETHIFSFVVGRAFVTDIEKLKISSKTRSLNVVDILRFFSEVTQDSISPGANLLTAVEVLVSGPIDKQSLLDSGILCCLIHVLNALLGPDRADERSKVTVGEAEKDHDEDLRQVRRLEVEGSVVHIMKALASHPSAAQSLIEDDSLQLLFHMVANGSLNVFSQFKEGLLPLHSLQLHRHAMQILGLLLVNDNGSTARYIRKHHLIKVLLMAVKDFNPDCGDSAYTMGIVDLLLECVELSYRPEAGGIRLREDIHNAHGYPFLAQFALVMSSMQKGRSAEPTYVKSYSDKDYTSDGSHALLDRHDLADKEDSVQGNLSPALSRLLDVLVNLAQTGPAVATVSPGGKGPKSSHSKSTAHNRSRTSSFDRIADVVRDNKVKDLEAIQVLQEIFLKADNRELREEVLNRMFKIFSSHLENYKLCQQLRTVPLFIQNMADFPPSFQEIILKILEYAVTVANCVPEQELLSLSCLLQQPITPELKQTVLSFFVKLLSFDQQYKKVLREVGVLAVLLDDLRQHKYLLGPDQHSGNTNNLERKSSSSSFQKHLDSKDVIISSPKLLDSGSGKFPIFDIEGTIAIAWDCLVSLLKKAETNQAVFRTADGVPTILPFLASDIHRPGALRVLSCLVIEDMLQAHSEELSAVVDVLKSGMVTSVSGSQYRLTDDAKCDTMGTMWRILGANESAQRVFGEATGFSLLLTVLHDFRSEEGNTNPSLKTYMKVFTYLLRVVTAGVCDNAVNRIKLHTVISSQTFFDLLSESSLLCVECEKEVIQLLLELALEIVLPPFFTSEAARSSELTESESANFLFVTPSGTLDINEKRVYNAGAVRVLLRSLLLFTPKVQLELLNLIEKLARAGSFNQENLTSVGCVELLLETIHPFISGSSPLLSYALKIVEVLGAYRLSSSEVRVLVRYILQTRLMNSGHILVDMMEKLILLEDTASENVSLAPFVELDMKKIGHASIQVSLGERSWPPAAGYSFVCWFQYKNFLKSQAKEMELSRAGPFRKRGSNMQRNERQIFRIFSVGAANNENTFYAELYIQEDGVLTLSTSNSSSLSFSGLELEEGRWHHLAVVHSKPNALAGLFQASIACVYLNGKLRHTGKLGYSPSPAGKSLQVTIGTPVSHARVCDLTWKLRSCYLFEEVLTPGCVYFMYILGRGYRGLYQDTELLRFVPNQACGGGSMAILDSLDAELSLASSTQRLEGAVKQGDSKADRSGIVWDLDRLGNLSLQLSGKKLIFAFDGACTEAIRTSGSLSMLNLVDPMSAAASPIGGIPRFGRLHGDIYVCRQCVIGDAIRPVGGITVILALIEAAETRDMLHTALTLLACALHQNPQNVKDMQKCRGYHLLALFLHQRMPLFDMQSLEIFFGIAACEASFSEPKKVEPARNSLSPAAIIQEATFEDLNLSKFRDEVSSIGSHGDMDDFSAQKDSISHISELESADMPENSNCIVLSNADMVEHVLLDWTLWVTAPVSIQIALLGFLEHLVSMHWYRNHNLTILRRINLVQHLLVTLQRGDVEVPVLEKLVVLLGVILEDGFLSSELEHVVRFVIMTFDPPELSPRQQIVRESMGKHVIVRNMLLEMLIDLQVTIKSEELLEQWHKTVSSKLITYFLDEAVHPTSMRWIMTLLGVCLAFSPTFALKFRTSGGYQGLARVLQSFYDSPDIYYILFCLMFGKPVYPRLPEVRMLDFHALIPSDGSFVELKFVELMESVIAMAKSTFDRLSMQSMLAHQTGNLSEFTAGIVAELFEGNADMAGELQGEALMHKTYAARLMGGEASAPAAATSVLRFMVDLAKMCPPFSAVCRRAEFLESCVDLYFSCVRAAYAVKMAKELSFKTEEKHLNDGDDTSSSHNTFSSLPHEQEQSAKTSISIGSFPQAQISTSSEETPIPCNYTANNSAEIKISTSHQDSTRSILKDDQAVQSLDGEIVDLESPTSDTNGPTFHNVKTVESTAHSIDIQDSAPPTAINSPSLSEKSNFKIALTPSSSPVIALTSWLGSTSHSESKSPLVATPSMESSLSASDFDLSSEFKSSSHSSTAANTFFSVTSRILFEIDDAGYGGGPCSAGATAVLDFMAEVISDFMTEQIRAAQVVETILENVPLYVDAECMLAFQGLCLCRLMIFLERRLVRDDEEDYKKLDKIRWSSNLDSLCWIIVDRVYMGAFPQPAVIWKTLEFLLSMLQLANKDGRIEEATPTGKGLLSIGRASRQLEAYIHSMLKNTNRMIMYCFLPSFLVMIGEDDLLSRLGLLVESKKGLSSSSALEDSGINICTILQLLVAHRQIIFCPSNIDTDLNCCLCVNLISLLQDQRRNVQNMAVDVIRYLLVHRRAALEEMLVSKQNQGPHLDLLHGGLDKLLTGSLPAFFEWLRSSEQLVNKVLEQCAAIMWVQYIAGSAKFPGVRIKGIDGRRKKEMGRRYRETSKLDLRHWDQINERRYALELVRDSMSTELRVVRQDKYGWVLHAESEWEAHLQQLVHERGIFPMHKSPDEGEPEWQLCPIEGPYRMRKKLERSKLKIDCIQNVLDNQCELARSKNDNGPSASDTDSEPFFNQLIEGGKKNDVDGELYHEYSYKEADDGKDVASLRNGWNDDRASSLNEGSLHSALEFGAKSSALSGTITESNQGRSDLESPRQSLSTKIDDTKTMEDRSEKELHDNGEYLIRPYLEPYEKIRFRYNCERVIGLDKHDGIFLIGELCLYVIENFYIDDSGYICEKEYEDELSVIDQALGVKKDVNGGMDFQSKSTSSWGTAVKALVGGRAWAYNGGAWGKEKVCTSGNLPHPWRMWKLNSVHEILKRDYQLRPVAIEVFSMDGCNDLLVFHKKEREEVFKNLVAMNLPRNSMLDTTISGSAKQDSNEGSRLFKLMAKSFSKRWQNGEISNFQYLMHLNTLAGRGYSDLTQYPVFPWVLADYESESLDFSDPKTFRKLDKPMGCQTLEGEDEFRKRYDSWDDPEVPKFHYGSHYSSAGIVLFYLLRLPPFSAENQKLQGGQFDHADRLFNGIKDTWLSAAGKGNTSDVKELIPEFFYMPEFLENRFNLDLGVKQSGEQVGDVVLPPWAKGSAREFIRKHREALESDYVSENLHHWIDLIFGYKQRGKAAEEAVNVFYHYTYEGSVDIDSVTDPAMKASILAQINHFGQTPKQLFLKSHVKRKVDRKLPPHPLKHSAHLVAREVRKTSNAITQIVTLNEKILVAGANTLLKPKTYTKYVAWGFPDCSLRFMSYDQDRLLSTHENLHGGNQIQCVSSSHDGQTLVTGADDGLISVWRISKDGPRITRQLQLEKALSAHTSKVTCLHVSQPYMLILSGSDDRSVIIWDLSTLVFVRQLPEFPTAVSAIYVNDLTGEIVTAAGVLLAVWSINGDCLAVVNASQLPSDYILCVTSCTFSDWLDTNWYVTGHQSGAVKVWQMIHCSDLEAEESNLKGYSGGFNLGDRSSEYRLVLRKVLKFHKQPVTALHLTSDLKQLLSGDSNGHLLSWTIPDEVVKYSFNRG is encoded by the exons GGACAAGCACGAGCTGGAATTGGACTTTAAAAGATTTTGGGAAGAGTTCCGCTCATCCAGCTCGGAAAAG GAGAAAGAAATGGCGTTGAATTTGACTGTAGATGCTTTTTGTAGATTAGTGAAGCAGCATGCTAACATAGCACAGTTAGTTACACT GTTAGTTGAAACACACATCTTCTCATTTGTTGTGGGAAGAGCATTTGTTACAGAtattgaaaagttgaaaattagCAGCAAAACGAGATCCTTGAATGTGGTGGACATTTTAAGGTTCTTTTCAGAAGTTACACAG GACAGCATCTCTCCTGGGGCGAACTTGTTAACTGCAGTTGAAGTACTTGTTTCTGGG CCAATCGACAAGCAATCACTTCTTGATTCTGGGATCCTTTGTTGTCTCATCCACGTTCTTAATGCCCTTTTGGGTCCTGATAGAGCTGATGAACGGTCAAAGGTGACTGTTGGTGAAGCTGAGAAGGATCATGATGAGGACTTAAGGCAAGTCCGGCGGCTTGAG GTAGAGGGAAGTGTCGTGCATATTATGAAAGCATTGGCAAGCCATCCTTCAGCAGCCCAGAGTTTAATTGAGGATGATTCATTACAGTTGCTTTTTCATATGGTGGCCAATGGTTCTCTGAATGTCTTTTCTCAGTTTAAGGAAGGTCTTCTTCCCCTTCACAGCCTGCAGCTTCATAGACATGCTATGCAG ATACTGGGTCTGCTTCTGGTCAATGATAATGGATCCACAGCCAGATATATTCGCAAGCATCATTTG ATAAAAGTTCTCTTGATGGCCGTGAAGGATTTCAATCCTGACTGTGGTGATTCTGCTTACACGATGGGCATTGTGGACTTGTTACTTGAATGTGTAGAACTGTCATACAGGCCTG AGGCTGGCGGAATTAGGCTAAGAGAGGATATCCACAATGCTCATGGTTATCCCTTCCTTGCTCAGTTTGCACTGGTTATGTCTAGCATGCAGAAAGGTCGGAGTGCTGAACCAACCTATGTGAAGTCATATTCTGACAAGGATTATACTTCGGATGGTTCCCATGCACTTTTAGATAGACATGACCTTGCCGATAAAGAGGATTCTGTGCAGGGAAATCTGTCCCCAGCCCTCTCAAGATTACTTGATGTTCTTGTTAATCTAGCTCAAACTGGACCTGCTGTAGCAACAGTATCTCCTGGAGGGAAAGGACCCAAATCTTCTCATTCGAAAAGTACAGCACACAACAGGAGCCGCACATCCTCTTTTGATCGAATTGCTGATGTGGTGAGAGACAATAAAGTTAAGGACCTTGAAGCAATCCAGGTGCTGCAGGAAATTTTTCTCAAAGCAGACAATAGGGAATTACGGGAGGAAGTACTGAACAGAATGTTTAAAATATTCTCAAGCCATTTAGAAAACTACAAGTTATGTCAACAATTACGCACAGTTCCACTCTTCATCCAAAACATGGCCGATTTTCCTCCATCTTTTCAGgagattattttgaaaattcttgAATATGCAGTAACAGTTGCAAATTGTGTTCCTGAGCAAGAATTACTTTCACTAAGCTGCCTGTTGCAGCAGCCAATAACCCCAGAATTAAAGCAGACagttctttccttctttgtGAAACTTTTGTCCTTTGATCAACAATACAAGAAAGTCTTGCGAGAAGTAGGTGTGTTGGCGGTTCTGCTAGATGACCTTAGGCAGCACAAGTATCTTCTGGGTCCAGACCAACATAGTGGGAACACCAATAACCTGGAGAGAAAATCCAGCTCTAGCAGCTTCCAGAAGCATTTGGACAGTAAAGATGTCATTATATCTTCACCAAAGTTGTTGGATTCTGGTTCTGGGAAGTTTCCTATTTTTGACATTGAGGGTACAATCGCTATTGCATGGGACTGTTTGGTATCTCTGCTGAAGAAAGCTGAAACTAACCAAGCAGTATTCCGTACTGCGGATGGTGTGCCCACCATTCTTCCTTTTCTGGCATCTGATATTCATCGTCCGGGGGCCCTCAGGGTGCTGTCATGTTTGGTCATTGAAGATATGTTGCAG GCTCATTCTGAAGAACTGAGTGCAGTTGTTGATGTCCTCAAGAGTGGAATGGTTACCAGTGTTTCAGGAAGTCAATACAGACTGACAGATGATGCAAAATGTGACACTATGGGGACCATGTGGCGCATCCTTGGAGCAAATGAATCAGCTCAGAGGGTTTTTGGTGAAGCAACTGGATTTTCACTTCTTCTAACAGTTCTTCATGATTTCAGAAGTGAAGAAGGGAACACAAATCCTTCTTTAAAAACTTATATGAAGGTCTTTACGTATTTATTGCGGGTTGTGACAGCAGGAGTGTGTGATAATGCAGTCAATAGAATCAAACTGCATACGGTAATATCATCGCAAACTTTCTTTGATCTTCTGTCAGAATCAAGCTTGCTGTGTGTCGAGTGTGAGAAGGAAGTAATACAATTGTTGTTGGAACTTGCACTAGAAATTGTGCTGCCACCATTTTTTACTTCTGAAGCTGCAAGATCATCTGAGTTGACTGAAAGTGAATCTGCCAATTTTCTCTTTGTAACCCCGTCTGGTACATTGGACATCAACGAGAAACGAGTGTACAATGCTGGTGCAGTCAGAGTTCTCCTTCGTTCACTGCTGCTCTTTACACCAAAGGTGCAGTTAGAACTGCTCAACCTCATTGAAAAGCTTGCTCGTGCTGGCTCCTTTAATCAAGAAAATCTAACGTCTGTAG GATGTGTGGAACTGTTGTTGGAGACTATTCATCCTTTCATATCGGGATCATCTCCATTACTTTCATATGCTTTGAAGATCGTGGAAGTTCTCGGGGCGTACAG GTTGTCTTCCTCAGAAGTCCGAGTGCTTGTTAGGTACATTCTCCAGACGAGGCTGATGAATTCTGGTCATATTCTTGTTGATATGATggaaaaattaattcttttggaagataCGGCCTCAGAGAATGTTTCACTGGCACCATTTGTGGAGTTGGATATGAAGAAAATTGGGCATGCATCTATTCAGGTGTCACTGGGAGAAAGATCATGGCCTCCTGCTGCTGGCTATTCATTTGTTTGTTGGTTTCAGTATAAGAACTTCTTAAAATCTCAAGCGAAGGAAATGGAACTTTCAAGAGCTGGTCCTTTTAGGAAGCGAGGCTCAAATATGCAGCGGAATGAAAGGCAAATCTTCCGGATATTTTCTGTTGGTGCTGCTAACAATGAGAACACCTTTTATGCTGAGCTTTACATTCAGGAGGATGGTGTCCTTACCCTTTCCACAAGCAACTCTAGCTCTTTATCCTTTTCTGGTTTAGAACTGGAAGAAGGAAGATGGCATCATCTTGCAGTTGTACATAGCAAACCCAATGCTCTTGCTGGTCTCTTTCAAGCCAGCATTGCATGTGTATATCTTAATGGGAAACTTAGGCATACAGGGAAACTAGGATATTCCCCTTCTCCAGCTGGGAAGTCTTTGCAGGTTACAATTGGGACTCCTGTTAGTCATGCAAGAGTTTGTGACTTGACATGGAAGCTGCGTTCCTGTTACCTTTTTGAGGAGGTGCTCACACCTGGTTGTGTCTATTTTATGTATATCCTCGGTAGAGGTTATAGAGGGCTATACCAAGACACAGAACTTTTGCGATTTGTTCCTAACCAGGCCTGCGGTGGTGGTAGTATGGCTATTCTAGACTCATTAGATGCTGAGTTGTCTTTGGCTTCAAGTACGCAGAGGCTTGAGGGTGCTGTCAAGCAGGGAGATTCCAAGGCAGATCGGAGCGGGATCGTTTGGGATTTAGACAGGTTAGGAAATCTCTCACTCCAGCTATCTGGGAAGAAGCTAATATTCGCATTTGATGGAGCTTGTACGGAAGCTATTCGAACAAGTGGGTCTCTGTCGATGCTCAATCTTGTTGACCCTATGTCAGCTGCTGCTTCTCCTATAGGTG GTATACCGCGATTTGGGCGGCTGCATGGAGATATCTATGTTTGCAGGCAGTGTGTCATTGGTGATGCTATACGTCCTGTTGGTGGTATAACTGTTATTCTGGCCCTTATTGAAGCTGCTGAAACCCGGGACATGCTGCATACGGCCCTTACTTTGTTAGCTTGTGCACTTCATCAAAACCCTCAGAACGTAAAAGACATGCAGAAGTGCAGGGGATATCATTTATTAGCTCTCTTTCTGCATCAGAGGATGCCATTATTTGACATGCAATCCcttgagattttttttggaatagCTGCATGTGAAGCTTCATTTTCTGAACCAAAGAAGGTGGAACCTGCTCGAAACAGTTTGTCACCTGCTGCGATTATACAGGAAGCAACTTTTGAGGATCTAAATCTGTCGAAGTTCCGTGATGAAGTTTCTTCCATTGGGTCTCATGGAGATATGGACGATTTCTCTGCACAAAAAGATTCAATTAGCCATATTTCAGAGTTAGAAAGTGCCGATATGCctgaaaattcaaattgcatTGTCTTGTCCAATGCAGATATGGTTGAACATGTGCTGTTGGACTGGACATTGTGGGTTACTGCCCCCGTTTCCATTCAAATTGCGTTACTGGGATTTCTTGAGCATCTAGTGTCAATGCATTGGTATCGGAATCATAACCTCACTATTTTGCGCCGAATCAACCTGGTCCAGCATTTGTTGGTGACTCTGCAACGGGGTGACGTCGAGGTTCCAGTTTTGGAAAAGTTGGTTGTTTTGCTTGGAGTCATTCTGGAAGATGGTTTTCTGTCATCTGAATTGGAGCATGTGGTTAGATTTGTGATTATGACATTCGATCCTCCTGAATTGTCACCAAGGCAGCAAATTGTGCGAGAGTCAATGGGGAAGCATGTTATTGTTAGGAATATGCTGCTTGAGATGCTTATTGATTTACAGGTGACTATAAAATCAGAAGAATTGCTGGAACAATGGCATAAGACTGTCTCCTCTAAATTGATAACATACTTCCTTGATGAAGCTGTTCATCCAACTAGTATGAGGTGGATTATGACTCTTCTTGGTGTGTGTCTCGCTTTTTCTCCCACTTTTGCACTCAAGTTCCGTACAAGTGGAGGCTATCAAGGTTTGGCACGGGTGCTTCAAAGTTTCTATGATTCGCCAGACATATATTATATTTTGTTCTGTCTCATGTTTGGAAAGCCTGTTTATCCGAGATTACCAGAAGTTCGTATGCTGGACTTTCATGCTCTTATACCTAGTGATGGAAGTTTTGTGGAGTTGAAATTTGTTGAACTCATGGAATCTGTTATTGCTATGGCCAAGTCAACATTTGATAGGTTGAGTATGCAATCAATGCTTGCCCATCAAACTGGCAACCTCTCAGAGTTTACTGCTGGCATTGTGGCAGAACTTTTTGAGGGAAATGCTGATATGGCTGGAGAGCTTCAAGGTGAAGCTCTCATGCACAAGACATATGCTGCACGTTTAATGGGTGGGGAGGCATCAGCTCCTGCTGCTGCGACTTCGGTTCTGAGATTTATGGTCGACCTTGCAAAAATGTGTCCTCCATTTTCTGCTGTTTGTAGAAGAGCAGAATTTCTTGAGAGCTGTGTCGACCTTTACTTTTCTTGTGTTAG GGCTGCATATGCAGTGAAGATGGCGAAGGAGCTCTCATTTAAGACTGAAGAGAAGCACTTGAATGATGGTGACGATACCAGTAGCTCGCACAATACATTTTCTAGCTTGCCTCATGAGCAGGAGCAATCAGCTAAAACCTCCATAAGTATTGGAAGCTTCCCTCAAGCCCAAATAAGTACAAGTTCTGAGGAAACACCTATTCCTTGCAATTACACGGCCAATAATAGTGCTGAAATCAAGATCTCCACATCCCATCAGGATTCAACCAGATCAATCCTCAAAGATGACCAGGCCGTTCAAAGCCTTGATGGTGAGATTGTTGACCTGGAGTCACCAACCTCTGATACAAATGGACCAACCTTCCACAATGTTAAGACTGTGGAATCTACTGCTCATTCCATAGATATCCAGGATTCTGCGCCTCCAACTGCAATTAATTCTCCCAGTTTATCTGAGAAATCTAACTTCAAAATTGCATTGACTCCCTCTTCGTCTCCAGTTATTGCATTGACATCATGGTTGGGAAGTACAAGCCACAGTGAGTCCAAGAGTCCTCTTGTTGCTACTCCATCCATGGAATCCTCTCTCTCTGCTAGTGATTTTGATCTGTCTTCTGAATTTAAGTCCAGTTCTCACAGTTCAACCGCTGCCAATACCTTCTTTTCAGTTACTTCAAGGattctttttgaaattgatgatgctGGTTATGGTGGTGGTCCCTGTTCTGCTGGAGCAACTGCTGTTCTAGATTTTATGGCAGAAGTTATATCTGATTTTATGACTGAGCAGATAAGAGCAGCCCAGGTTGTTGaaacaattttggaaaatgttccTCTTTATGTTGATGCTGAATGTATGCTAGCATTTCAAGGTCTATGCCTTTGTAGGCTGATGATTTTCCTTGAAAGACGTCTTGTACGTGACGATGAGGAAGATTACAAGAAGCTTGATAAAATCCGCTGGTCATCTAACTTAGACTCATTATGCTGGATAATTGTGGACCGTGTATACATGGGTGCTTTTCCACAGCCTGCTGTGATATGGAAAACACTGGAATTCTTGTTATCGATGTTACAGTTGGCAAATAAAGATGGACGAATTGAAGAAGCAACTCCTACTGGAAAGGGTCTCCTATCAATTGGCAGGGCCAGCAGACAACTGGAGGCTTACATCCATTCAATGCTCAAGAATACAAATCGGATGATAATGTACTGTTTCCTACCATCGTTCTTGGTCATGATAGGGGAAGATGATCTCCTTTCACGCCTAGGTCTACTTGTTGAGTCTAAGAAGGGATTATCTTCAAGTTCGGCCCTGGAAGATTCTGGAATTAATATTTGCACTATCTTGCAGTTGTTGGTTGCCCACAGGCAAATCATCTTCTGCCCCAGCAATATTGATACAGATCTAAATTGCTGTCTCTGTGTCAATCTGATCTCGCTTCTTCAAGATCAAAGACGAAATGTGCAAAATATGGCAGTCGATGTCATCAGATATCTATTGGTGCACCGTAGGGCTGCACTAGAAGAAATGCTTGTCTCTAAACAAAATCAAGGACCACACCTGGATTTACTACACGGAGGTCTTGACAAATTATTGACAGGAAGCTTACCGGCATTCTTTGAGTGGCTTCGGAGTTCAGAACAGCTTGTCAACAAAGTTCTAGAACAGTGTGCTGCTATTATGTGGGTGCAGTATATTGCTGGATCAGCGAAATTTCCTGGTGTAAGAATTAAAGGCATAGATGGTCGTCGTAAGAAGGAGATGGGAAGAAGATATCGGGAAACATCAAAGCTGGACTTGAGACACTGGGACCAGATAAATGAACGGAGATATGCATTGGAACTGGTTCGTGATTCGATGTCTACAGAGCTTAGAGTTGTTCGTCAAGATAAGTATGGATGGGTTCTTCATGCTGAGAGTGAGTGGGAGGCCCACCTCCAACAACTTGTTCATGAACGAGGCATATTCCCTATGCATAAATCACCTGATGAAGGAGAGCCAGAGTGGCAGCTTTGTCCCATTGAAGGACCATATCGGATGCGCAAAAAGCTGGAGCGGtccaaattgaaaattgattgCATCCAGAATGTTCTTGATAATCAGTGTGAGCTGGCTAGATCAAAGAATGACAATGGCCCCAGTGCTTCTGATACCGATTCGGAACCATTTTTTAACCAGTTGATTGAGGGTGGAAAAAAGAATGATGTTGATGGGGAGCTATATCATGAATATTCCTATAAAGAAGCAGATGATGGGAAGGATGTGGCCTCCTTGAGGAATGGATGGAATGATGACAGAGCTAGCAGCTTGAATGAAGGTAGTCTTCATTCTGCCCTCGAGTTTGGTGCGAAATCTAGTGCACTGTCTGGGACAATCACTGAGAGCAATCAAGGGAGATCTGATCTAGAATCTCCGAGGCAATCTTTGTCTACGAAAATTGACGACACCAAAACTATGGAGGATAGATCAGAGAAGGAATTGCATGATAATGGAGAATACTTAATCAGACCTTATTTGGAGCCATATGAAAAAATCCGATTCAGATATAATTGTGAACGAGTTATTGGTCTTGATAAACATGATGGAATATTTCTGATAGGTGAACTGTGCTTATATGTGATTGAGAACTTCTATATTGATGACTCCGGGTATATCTGTGAAAAAGAATACGAGGATGAACTCTCTGTCATTGATCAGGCTTTGGGGGTAAAGAAGGATGTCAATGGTGGGATGGACTTCCAATCCAAGTCCACTTCTTCTTGGGGCACTGCTGTCAAGGCCTTGGTTGGTGGAAGAGCATGGGCTTATAATGGTGGTGCATGGGGGAAGGAGAAGGTCTGTACAAGTGGCAATCTGCCTCATCCCTGGCGAATGTGGAAGCTTAATAGTGTTCACGAAATTTTGAAGCGTGATTACCAGCTGCGTCCTGTTGCTATTGAGGTATTCAGCATGGATGGGTGTAATGATCTCCTTGTTTTtcacaaaaaggaaagggaagaggTGTTCAAAAATTTGGTAGCCATGAATCTGCCAAGAAACAGCAT GTTGGACACGACCATTTCAGGATCAGCAAAGCAAGATAGTAATGAGGGCAGCCGTCTTTTTAAGTTGATGGCTaagtctttttcaaaaaggtgGCAAAATGGAGAGATTAGCAATTTCCAGTACCTGATGCATCTGAACACCCTCGCAGGTCGTGGATACAGTGACCTCACACAATATCCAGTGTTCCCCTGGGTTCTTGCAGATTATGAGAGTGAAAGTCTAGACTTTTCAGACCCCAAGACATTTCGTAAGCTCGACAAGCCAATGGGATGTCAGACACTGGAAGGGGAAGATGAATTTAGGAAAAG ATATGATAGTTGGGATGATCCAGAGGTTCCGAAGTTCCATTACGGTTCTCATTATTCAAGTGCTGGAATTGTCCTTTTCTACCTTCTTCGTTTGCCACCTTTCAGTGCTGAAAATCAGAAGCTACAGGGTGGCCAATTCGATCATGCAGATCGTCTCTTCAATGGTATCAAAGACACTTGGCTGAGTGCTGCTGGGAAGGGTAACACATCAGATGTGAAGGAACTTATTCCTGAATTCTTTTACATGCCTGAGTTCCTGGAAAATCGCTTCAATCTTGACTTGGGAGTCAAACAATCTGGAGAGCAG GTAGGTGATGTTGTCTTGCCTCCTTGGGCTAAGGGAAGTGCGAGGGAATTCATCAGGAAACACAGAGAAGCGTTAGAATCTGATTATGTTTCAGAAAACCTGCACCACTGGATAGACCTCATCTTTGGATATAAACAAAGGGGCAAG GCTGCTGAAGAAGCTGTTAATGTATTCTACCATTATACATATGAGGGTAGTGTTGATATTGACTCAGTTACAGACCCTGCAATGAAAGCCTCCATCTTAGCACAAATTAATCACTTTGGCCAGACACCGAAGCAGCTTTTCCTGAAATcccatgtaaaaagaaaagttgacaGAAAACTTCCTCCGCATCCACTAAAGCATTCTGCCCATCTTGTTGCGCGTGAAGTTCGCAAAACATCAAATGCGATAACTCAAATTGTTACACTCAATGAGAAAATTCTAGTAGCTGGAGCCAACACATTGCTTAAACCCAAAACTTACACCAAATATGTTGCATGGGGTTTCCCGGACTGTAGCTTGAGATTTATGAGTTATGATCAGGACAGACTCCTCTCTACTCATGAGAATCTTCATGGCGGCAACCAAATTCAGTGTGTGAGCTCGAGTCATGATGGTCAAACTCTAGTTACTGGGGCAGATGATGGCTTAATTTCAGTTTGGAGAATAAGTAAAGATGGACCCCGCATCACACGTCAATTGCAGTTGGAGAAGGCACTTTCTGCTCACACAAGCAAGGTGACTTGCCTTCATGTTAGCCAACCGTACATGCTGATCCTGAGTGGATCAGATGACCGCAGCGTCATTATATGGGACCTCAGCACATTGGTCTTTGTTAGGCAATTGCCCGAGTTCCCAACTGCAGTATCAGCAATTTATGTAAATGACCTCACTGGGGAGATTGTAACAGCGGCGGGAGTGTTGCTTGCTGTTTGGAGTATCAATGGGGATTGTCTAGCTGTGGTGAATGCATCACAACTGCCATCTGACTATATTCTGTGTGTAACCAGTTGCACGTTTTCGGATTGGCTGGACACAAACTGGTATGTGACTGGTCATCAAAGTGGCGCTGTGAAAGTTtggcaaatgattcattgctCTGACCTAGAGGCCGAGGAGAGCAACTTGAAGGGTTATTCCGGAGGGTTTAATCTGGGTGATAGGTCATCAGAGTACAGATTGGTGCTGCGCAAAGTTCTCAAGTTTCATAAGCAGCCAGTAACTGCCCTCCACCTGACCAGTGATCTGAAGCAGTTGTTAAGTGGGGATTCCAATGGGCATCTGTTGTCATGGACGATACCTGATGAAGTAGTGAAATATTCGTTTAATAGGGGGTAG